Within the Candidatus Schekmanbacteria bacterium genome, the region TTACCTGCTTCAGAAGAAAAAAAGAAAAAATCAGCCTTCTGTGATAGTATGCCCTAATGAAGAATGCGGATATGAAGAAGCAGACAGCTTTGAAGAAGGTTAAAGTTATCGGCGCAGGACTCGCAGGTTGTGAAGCCGCAGTATTTCTTGCCAACAAAGGAATAAAGGTCGAACTTTATGAGATGCGTCCTATCGTAAAAACTCCTGCACACAAAACAGAAAACTTTGCCGAGCTTGTATGCAGTAATTCATTGAAGTCAAATTCCCTTGAAAACGCTTCCGGCTTATTGAAAGAAGAATTGAGAAGACTGGGTTCTTTTCTGCTGAAAGTTTCTAAAAATTGTTCTCTGCCGGGTGGTAAGGCGCTTGTAGTGGACAGAAATGCCTTTTGCAAATTTGCAACTGAGAGTGTTCTGAAAAATCCCAATATTTCCGTAAAGAAGGAAGAAGTGCGTTGCATTGAAGATAATAATCCTGTAATCGTTGCAACAGGTCCGCTCACATCAGATGCAATGATGAACGAAATAAAAAGAATGGTAGGAGAGGAATTTCTATTCTTTTTTGATGCCATAGCGCCGATTGTCGATGGAGAGACGATAAATATGAAGAAAGTATTTTTTGCTGATAGGTATGGCAGGGGAGAAGGTGATTATCTCAACTGCCCGATGAATAGAGAGGAGTTTGATATTTTTTATGATGAGCTGATGAGAGCAGATACCGTAAATGAAAGAGAGTTCGAAAAGATCTCTTTTTTCGAAGGATGCCTCCCAATAGAAGAAATTGCCAGAAGAGGGAAAGATGCGTTGAGGTTTGGGCCAATGAGACCTGTGGGGATATTCAGCCCATCAGATGAAAAGTATTATGCAGTTGTGCAGTTGCGCCGCGAAAATATGAAATGTGAAAGTTTCAACATTGTA harbors:
- a CDS encoding methylenetetrahydrofolate--tRNA-(uracil(54)-C(5))-methyltransferase (FADH(2)-oxidizing) TrmFO produces the protein MKKQTALKKVKVIGAGLAGCEAAVFLANKGIKVELYEMRPIVKTPAHKTENFAELVCSNSLKSNSLENASGLLKEELRRLGSFLLKVSKNCSLPGGKALVVDRNAFCKFATESVLKNPNISVKKEEVRCIEDNNPVIVATGPLTSDAMMNEIKRMVGEEFLFFFDAIAPIVDGETINMKKVFFADRYGRGEGDYLNCPMNREEFDIFYDELMRADTVNEREFEKISFFEGCLPIEEIARRGKDALRFGPMRPVGIFSPSDEKYYAVVQLRRENMKCESFNIVGFQTRLKHKAQEKIISLIPGLENAKILRYGAMHKNCYINSPALLDKYLRLKKNPNIFFAGQITGSEGYVEAMATGLYAAMNCHRQLLGKEMVEFSTATAIGALIDYITNPKNSDSFQPMNINFGLIEMPEIRYHKRRRRNEVAKKSLAEIDEKMKLLD